In Kushneria marisflavi, the following are encoded in one genomic region:
- the metG gene encoding methionine--tRNA ligase: protein MSNNAKRQILVTSALPYANGSIHLGHLLEYIQTDIWVRFQKSRGHECHYVCADDAHGTAIMLRAEQEGITSQQLIDRVNAEHQADFARFGVAFDNYYSTHSEENRVHSERIYRALRDGGFIATRDVEQMYDPERGMFLADRFVKGTCPKCHTDDQYGDNCEACGATYTPAELLNPVSAVSGATPVVKSSTHYFFELPKFEPFLKEWTRSDRLQPQISNKLQEWFEAGLNDWDISRDAPYFGFEIPDAPGKYFYVWVDAPIGYMASFQQLCEREGIDFDHYWKKNSTAELYHFIGKDIVYFHALFWPAMLEGANLRTPTGVNCHGFVTVNGAKMSKSRGTFIKAETYEQFLNPEYLRYYFAAKLTAGVDDLDLNLEDFAARVNSDLVGKVVNIASRCAGFVKKSGGRLSATCAEPELVQRFIDEGEAIAADFEAREFARAVRRIMALADDANGYIAEKAPWALAKEEGREQEVLDICSVGINLFRQLVVYLAPIVPTLAEGARSFLNLDTLNWASRTTVLTDHAIEKFKPLMTRVESDRIDQMIEASKEDLAVEKKLKDDAKAAQGEATSAPGDVAADSVSVDLEPIAPEIAIDDFAKVDLRIARIEQAEYVEGAKKLLKLTLDIGNETRTVFSGIRAQYAPEALEGRLTVMIANLAPRKMRFGLSEGMVLAAGDDDGIYLLSPDSGAKPGSRVS from the coding sequence ATGTCGAACAACGCCAAGCGCCAGATTCTGGTCACCAGTGCCCTGCCCTATGCCAACGGCTCGATCCATCTGGGCCATTTGCTGGAATACATTCAGACCGATATCTGGGTGCGCTTTCAGAAAAGCCGCGGCCATGAGTGCCACTACGTCTGCGCCGATGACGCCCATGGCACTGCCATCATGCTGCGCGCCGAGCAGGAAGGCATTACTTCCCAACAGCTGATCGACCGGGTCAACGCCGAGCACCAGGCCGATTTCGCCCGCTTTGGCGTGGCCTTTGACAACTACTACTCGACCCACTCGGAAGAGAACCGCGTCCACAGCGAGCGCATCTATCGCGCCCTGCGTGACGGTGGCTTCATCGCCACCCGCGACGTCGAGCAGATGTATGACCCCGAGCGCGGCATGTTTCTGGCCGACCGCTTCGTCAAGGGCACCTGCCCCAAGTGCCACACGGACGATCAGTATGGCGACAATTGCGAGGCATGCGGTGCCACCTACACCCCGGCCGAACTGCTCAACCCGGTCTCGGCCGTCTCCGGGGCCACACCGGTGGTCAAGAGCTCGACCCACTACTTTTTTGAATTGCCCAAGTTCGAGCCGTTTCTGAAGGAATGGACGCGCTCCGATCGTCTGCAGCCGCAGATCTCCAACAAGCTGCAGGAGTGGTTCGAAGCCGGCCTCAACGACTGGGATATCTCCCGCGACGCGCCCTACTTCGGCTTTGAAATCCCTGACGCGCCGGGCAAGTATTTCTATGTCTGGGTAGATGCGCCGATCGGTTATATGGCGAGCTTTCAGCAGCTCTGCGAGCGTGAAGGCATCGACTTTGACCACTACTGGAAAAAGAACAGCACCGCCGAGCTGTATCACTTCATCGGCAAGGACATCGTCTATTTCCATGCGCTGTTCTGGCCGGCGATGCTGGAAGGCGCCAACCTTCGCACGCCCACCGGTGTCAACTGCCACGGGTTCGTGACGGTCAACGGCGCGAAGATGTCGAAATCCCGCGGCACCTTCATCAAGGCCGAAACCTATGAGCAGTTCCTGAACCCCGAGTACCTGCGCTATTACTTCGCGGCCAAGCTGACTGCAGGCGTTGATGATCTCGACTTGAACCTTGAGGACTTCGCTGCCCGCGTCAACTCGGATCTGGTTGGCAAGGTGGTCAACATCGCCAGCCGCTGTGCGGGCTTTGTAAAAAAATCCGGTGGGCGCCTTTCCGCCACCTGCGCCGAGCCCGAACTGGTGCAGCGCTTCATCGATGAAGGCGAGGCGATCGCCGCCGATTTCGAGGCGCGCGAATTTGCCCGTGCGGTACGTCGCATCATGGCGCTCGCCGATGACGCCAACGGCTATATCGCCGAGAAGGCGCCCTGGGCGCTGGCGAAGGAAGAAGGCCGCGAGCAGGAGGTGCTGGACATCTGCTCGGTAGGCATCAACCTCTTCCGCCAGCTGGTGGTCTATCTGGCCCCCATCGTGCCAACGCTTGCCGAAGGCGCGCGCAGCTTCCTCAATCTCGACACCCTCAACTGGGCCAGCCGTACCACGGTGCTGACCGATCATGCGATCGAGAAATTCAAGCCGTTGATGACGCGCGTCGAGAGCGACAGGATCGATCAGATGATCGAAGCCTCAAAGGAGGATCTCGCCGTCGAGAAAAAGCTCAAGGACGACGCGAAAGCCGCCCAGGGGGAAGCGACCAGCGCACCGGGCGATGTTGCGGCGGATTCAGTGAGCGTCGATCTCGAGCCCATCGCGCCGGAAATCGCGATCGATGATTTCGCCAAGGTCGATCTGCGCATTGCTCGAATCGAACAGGCCGAATACGTCGAGGGGGCCAAAAAGCTTTTGAAGCTGACGCTCGATATCGGCAATGAGACCCGCACGGTCTTTTCCGGCATTCGCGCTCAGTACGCCCCCGAGGCGCTTGAAGGGCGGCTGACCGTCATGATCGCCAATCTGGCCCCACGCAAGATGCGCTTTGGTCTGTCGGAAGGCATGGTGCTTGCCGCCGGCGACGACGATGGCATTTACCTGCTCTCACCCGACAGCGGTGCGAAGCCGGGAAGCCGCGTGAGCTGA
- a CDS encoding sensor domain-containing diguanylate cyclase, with protein sequence MHSLRFRFLLSIVLVACLALLALWGIAHFLVYPKLLARENDYVALEMGRVESALKDDLDNLGGDTRDWASWDDAYDFMQGKAPDFAERNFSQEMFEDMDHLMMVFMRMDGTPVWMAGYNPDTDTYSTCTSATNECRWMSPFFNVIQAHVHQQAPELDKWLLSVPTPAMIATSPIVPTERGSEPPLGWLAIVRSMDRPWFESVRHQTGVNVSIEPILHPDLIVKPPPIIRISDDQLLATRWLNAEPNDDILSLQATLARRDFMANTASFNFAMLWTIGVLFTVVMVILGLLELIILAPTRRLARFTREQRQEDHFSETLPVNLVARRDEIGSLAREFQHLLMHQKKRTDSLEHLSQRDHLTGLLNRRYLDEYLVQALMQAHHERHGVGLIIIDIDYFKAYNDHYGHPEGDHCLTRVARTLDRLVDVQGIVARAGGEEFIAVLPDTNRKRTWRLAEQLRLAVAAMLLPHEHSRVAPHVTISVGLAISLPEAPCQPAELMRLADESLYRAKQAGRNRVDAQIRDPNPKVGAL encoded by the coding sequence ATGCATTCATTACGATTTCGTTTTTTATTGTCCATTGTGCTGGTGGCATGCCTCGCTCTGCTGGCGCTGTGGGGAATTGCACATTTTCTGGTTTATCCCAAGCTGCTCGCGCGCGAAAACGACTATGTAGCTCTGGAGATGGGGCGAGTCGAGAGTGCGTTAAAGGACGATCTGGACAATCTGGGGGGAGATACCCGCGACTGGGCCAGCTGGGACGATGCCTACGACTTCATGCAGGGCAAGGCACCCGACTTTGCAGAGCGCAATTTCAGTCAGGAAATGTTTGAAGACATGGACCATCTCATGATGGTATTCATGCGCATGGACGGCACGCCCGTCTGGATGGCCGGCTACAACCCCGATACGGATACCTACAGTACCTGCACCTCGGCCACCAATGAGTGTCGCTGGATGTCGCCCTTTTTCAACGTGATACAGGCGCACGTTCACCAGCAGGCCCCCGAGCTGGACAAATGGCTTCTGAGCGTGCCGACGCCGGCCATGATTGCCACCAGCCCCATCGTGCCAACCGAGCGTGGCAGCGAACCACCACTGGGCTGGCTGGCCATTGTGCGCAGCATGGATCGTCCCTGGTTTGAATCCGTTCGCCATCAGACCGGTGTCAATGTCTCCATCGAGCCGATCCTACATCCCGATCTGATCGTCAAACCGCCCCCCATCATTCGCATCAGCGATGATCAATTACTGGCCACCCGATGGCTGAACGCCGAGCCCAACGACGACATCCTTTCCCTGCAGGCCACACTGGCACGTCGGGATTTCATGGCCAACACCGCCTCGTTCAACTTCGCCATGCTCTGGACGATCGGCGTTCTGTTCACCGTGGTGATGGTCATTCTGGGGCTGCTGGAGCTCATTATTCTGGCGCCGACCCGACGTCTGGCCCGGTTTACCCGGGAGCAGCGTCAGGAAGACCATTTCTCGGAGACTCTGCCGGTCAATCTTGTTGCCCGACGCGATGAGATCGGCAGTCTGGCGCGCGAGTTTCAACATCTCTTGATGCATCAAAAAAAGCGTACCGATTCACTGGAACATCTTAGTCAGCGCGATCACCTCACCGGCCTGCTCAATCGCCGCTACCTCGACGAGTATCTGGTTCAGGCTCTGATGCAAGCCCACCACGAACGCCATGGCGTTGGATTGATCATTATCGATATCGATTATTTCAAGGCCTATAACGACCATTATGGCCATCCAGAGGGGGACCACTGTCTGACGCGAGTGGCCCGCACCCTGGATCGTCTCGTGGATGTCCAGGGCATCGTGGCCCGCGCCGGCGGCGAGGAGTTTATTGCTGTGCTCCCTGACACCAATCGCAAGCGCACCTGGCGACTGGCCGAACAGCTACGCCTGGCCGTGGCGGCGATGTTGCTGCCGCATGAGCATTCAAGAGTTGCCCCACATGTCACCATCAGTGTTGGCCTGGCCATCAGCCTGCCGGAAGCGCCCTGCCAGCCCGCCGAGCTGATGCGACTGGCCGATGAAAGCCTTTATCGAGCCAAACAGGCTGGCCGCAATCGGGTCGATGCGCAGATTCGAGACCCAAACCCTAAAGTCGGCGCGCTTTAA
- a CDS encoding DoxX family protein — translation MTRCTSRPATRGQRIGLAVVFSWFCLGGIAHFVWPTAFASIIPPSLPFKMPAVFITGAFELLGAIGILLPRYRRAAGIGLIALTLCVTPANVYMWWHAEKFPRVPEMVLLLRLPLQILLLACIAWSTRLIGPRHHGVS, via the coding sequence ATGACGCGCTGCACATCAAGACCCGCGACACGAGGCCAGCGTATCGGCCTCGCTGTCGTATTCTCCTGGTTCTGCCTTGGCGGCATTGCCCATTTTGTCTGGCCGACGGCGTTTGCTTCGATCATTCCACCCTCGCTGCCCTTTAAAATGCCGGCGGTCTTCATTACCGGGGCATTCGAGCTGCTTGGGGCGATCGGTATCCTGCTGCCGCGCTATCGCCGTGCTGCCGGGATCGGGTTGATCGCACTGACGCTGTGCGTGACGCCGGCCAACGTCTACATGTGGTGGCACGCCGAGAAGTTTCCTCGGGTACCCGAGATGGTGCTGCTGTTGCGCTTGCCGCTGCAGATCCTGCTGCTGGCCTGCATCGCGTGGAGTACTCGCCTGATCGGCCCCCGGCATCACGGCGTGTCGTAA
- a CDS encoding SulP family inorganic anion transporter: MSRSDTGGPALLPAIARWRQLSSGDRFSDLIAGLITAALLVPQGMAYATLAGLPAQAGLYTALAPLVLYALFGTSRVIAMGPMALTSLLVGETLRNTGIPLSSFAGHAALLAALVGGWLLLIHVCRLGRLIDFVSPSVMQGFTTASALMIVLSQASDLLGINAASGNAIERLLALAGSLDEVTPGAVLFGGGAMVLLLAMRRGLSALLHRLGLPEAAATVLGKTGPLIVLVLALVLVPLWPGALAQVGQIPAGLPPPTLPTLSFSAMQALWLPALGIALINYVSAISVAQTLAAKHRERLYPQRELWVLGAANLLAALTRGFPVTSGLGRAVVNDQAGSKTPLSSLFAALALTGVLLFATSLFAPLPQAVLAAIVIQAAVPLVDPSPLLKAWRYSRADGLAWLAAFAGVLLLGVMQGLLAGVGIALALLLARASRPHIAEIGQLPDGGFRNCERFEVERLPHLMMVRPDANLHFANMGALERWINEHLFDRDQITDMVLVLSSVTHIDGAALHALETLDERLKQQGVALHLAELRGPVRDQLRHTAFMSDHHPRVFFTCAAAWQALSGDQVEFNI; this comes from the coding sequence ATGAGCAGGTCCGATACCGGAGGTCCCGCGCTGTTACCGGCCATCGCGCGCTGGCGCCAGCTTTCAAGCGGGGATCGCTTCAGCGATCTGATTGCAGGATTGATTACGGCGGCGCTGCTGGTCCCGCAGGGTATGGCCTATGCGACGCTTGCCGGGCTACCGGCCCAGGCAGGGCTTTATACGGCACTGGCGCCACTGGTGCTGTATGCCCTTTTTGGCACCAGTCGCGTGATCGCCATGGGCCCCATGGCGCTGACCTCGCTGCTGGTCGGTGAAACGCTGCGCAATACGGGTATACCGTTATCTTCCTTTGCCGGTCATGCGGCATTGCTGGCGGCTCTGGTAGGGGGCTGGCTACTGCTGATTCATGTCTGCCGGCTGGGGCGCCTGATCGATTTTGTCAGTCCCAGTGTCATGCAGGGATTCACTACCGCCTCGGCACTGATGATCGTGCTGTCTCAGGCCAGCGATCTGCTGGGCATCAATGCCGCTTCCGGCAATGCCATCGAGCGTCTTTTAGCCCTTGCCGGCTCGCTGGACGAGGTGACGCCGGGCGCCGTGCTGTTTGGTGGCGGTGCCATGGTGCTGTTACTGGCCATGCGGCGTGGGCTATCGGCGCTGCTACACCGTTTGGGGCTACCAGAGGCAGCCGCCACGGTACTGGGCAAGACCGGTCCGCTGATCGTTTTGGTTCTAGCATTGGTATTGGTGCCGCTGTGGCCCGGCGCACTGGCACAGGTCGGACAGATTCCGGCCGGACTGCCACCGCCCACATTGCCCACGCTTTCCTTTAGTGCCATGCAGGCGCTGTGGCTGCCTGCACTCGGGATTGCGCTGATCAATTACGTTAGCGCCATTTCGGTGGCCCAGACCCTCGCTGCCAAACATCGTGAGCGTCTTTATCCGCAGCGCGAGCTCTGGGTGCTGGGCGCGGCCAATCTGCTGGCGGCCCTGACCCGCGGTTTTCCGGTCACCAGCGGGCTGGGACGCGCCGTGGTCAACGATCAGGCCGGATCTAAAACGCCCCTGTCCTCTCTGTTTGCTGCCCTGGCCCTGACAGGGGTACTGCTATTTGCGACCTCCTTGTTTGCCCCGTTGCCACAGGCCGTACTGGCCGCCATTGTCATTCAGGCCGCTGTCCCTCTGGTGGACCCGAGCCCACTTTTGAAGGCATGGCGCTATTCGCGCGCTGATGGCCTGGCCTGGCTGGCCGCTTTTGCCGGCGTACTGCTGCTGGGGGTCATGCAGGGGCTGCTGGCCGGTGTCGGCATTGCACTGGCGCTGCTGCTGGCCCGTGCGAGCCGGCCACATATCGCCGAGATCGGCCAGTTGCCCGATGGCGGCTTTCGCAACTGCGAGCGTTTTGAGGTCGAGCGCCTGCCACACCTGATGATGGTGCGGCCGGATGCCAATCTGCACTTTGCCAACATGGGCGCACTGGAGCGCTGGATCAATGAGCATCTGTTTGATCGAGACCAGATTACCGACATGGTGCTGGTGCTCAGCAGTGTGACTCATATCGACGGTGCGGCGTTGCACGCCCTGGAAACGCTGGATGAGCGCCTGAAACAGCAGGGCGTTGCGCTGCATCTGGCCGAGCTGCGGGGTCCGGTGCGCGATCAACTTCGTCATACCGCTTTCATGAGCGACCACCATCCGCGCGTTTTCTTCACCTGTGCTGCCGCCTGGCAGGCGCTGTCGGGAGATCAGGTCGAGTTCAATATCTAG
- a CDS encoding YkgJ family cysteine cluster protein: MSGDLHLENIETPDGVSCFNCEACCCRLLVMLDDDDLARGVPHGLLEEDEWGGVVMRQDEEGWCAAVDRDTMLCSIHPRRPQVCRDFEEGSYQCREERALYGLVDAPLSTGAGAL, from the coding sequence ATGTCCGGTGACCTTCACCTTGAAAATATCGAGACGCCTGACGGTGTCAGCTGCTTCAACTGTGAGGCGTGCTGCTGTCGGCTGCTGGTGATGCTCGATGACGATGATCTGGCGCGCGGCGTGCCTCATGGGCTGCTTGAGGAGGACGAGTGGGGCGGTGTGGTGATGCGCCAGGATGAAGAGGGCTGGTGCGCGGCCGTCGACCGCGACACCATGCTGTGCAGCATTCACCCCCGACGCCCTCAGGTCTGTCGTGACTTCGAGGAAGGCAGTTATCAGTGCCGTGAGGAGCGAGCGCTCTACGGTCTGGTCGACGCGCCCTTGTCAACGGGTGCCGGCGCCCTGTAA
- a CDS encoding HlyU family transcriptional regulator, with the protein MLKKLFDALRGSGSSASAGEPHREVADTVEYKGCEIVITPAPAGGQYRISGLIRRAREDGEVQELRFERSDVLPDRDSCIDMTRTKAERYIDEQGDRLFEDTHRPV; encoded by the coding sequence ATGCTGAAAAAACTCTTCGATGCGCTGCGCGGCTCCGGCAGCAGCGCAAGTGCTGGTGAGCCACACCGTGAGGTGGCCGATACCGTTGAGTACAAGGGATGTGAGATCGTCATCACACCGGCTCCGGCGGGCGGGCAGTATCGTATCAGCGGTCTGATCCGACGCGCGCGTGAAGACGGCGAGGTCCAGGAACTGCGCTTTGAGCGCTCCGATGTGCTGCCCGATCGCGACAGCTGTATCGATATGACGCGCACCAAGGCCGAGCGCTACATCGATGAGCAGGGCGATCGACTGTTTGAAGATACCCATCGCCCGGTCTGA
- the nth gene encoding endonuclease III, with protein sequence MNNEKRREIFRRLQKANPEPTTELAWSSPFELLVAVALSAQSTDVGVNKATARLFPIANTPQAIVALGLDGVKEVIKTLGLYNNKAKNLVAMCELLIRDHDGEVPRTREGLEALPGVGRKTANVILNTAFNEPTIAVDTHIFRVSNRTNLAPGKNVDQVEQKLLKVVPRDYKRDAHHWLILHGRYTCVARKPRCGSCLIEDLCEYRDKVELA encoded by the coding sequence ATGAACAACGAAAAACGCCGCGAAATCTTTCGCCGCCTGCAAAAGGCCAATCCCGAGCCCACCACCGAGCTTGCCTGGTCTTCACCCTTTGAGCTGCTGGTGGCGGTCGCCCTGTCTGCCCAGTCCACAGATGTGGGCGTCAACAAGGCCACGGCGCGGCTCTTCCCCATCGCCAACACCCCGCAGGCCATCGTGGCGCTGGGTCTGGACGGCGTGAAGGAGGTCATCAAAACGCTGGGGTTATATAACAACAAGGCCAAGAATCTGGTGGCCATGTGCGAACTGCTGATACGCGATCACGACGGCGAAGTGCCCCGCACTCGCGAAGGGCTTGAAGCCCTGCCGGGCGTGGGGCGAAAGACCGCCAACGTGATTCTCAATACGGCCTTTAATGAACCCACCATTGCGGTAGACACCCATATCTTTCGCGTCTCCAATCGAACGAATCTCGCCCCGGGCAAGAACGTCGATCAGGTCGAGCAGAAGCTTTTGAAAGTGGTGCCGCGCGACTACAAGCGCGACGCCCATCACTGGCTGATCCTGCACGGGCGCTACACCTGTGTGGCACGCAAGCCGCGCTGTGGCAGCTGCTTGATCGAGGATCTGTGCGAGTACAGGGACAAGGTCGAGCTGGCGTAA
- a CDS encoding RnfABCDGE type electron transport complex subunit B, whose product MSASASITVTDIDRLLPQTQCGKCGHPGCRPYAEAILEGEAINRCPPGGDATVVQLATLLKRPTLPLEMDAESPKAAVIREEECIGCTKCIKACPVDAILGAAKQMHTVIEAECTGCELCVAPCPVDCIDIIAHPGWQAAHIENDQDLWLARRAEQGRRRFEHRNARLERQRQEKEARRRARMQARREPVEPAAQTGQVASTSTPSTPPPAAGNTRPPAAGNTRARKAALSATIRRLEKRLAAAPDDADTQSALQHARQQMANLQTQSEAIADSTSTADHAPTSSLNSLRIARSAAKQRLALANRQLAHARRQGGPEDIAAAQTLVERAEKTWQDACQALDNAERH is encoded by the coding sequence ATGAGTGCATCTGCCAGTATTACCGTCACCGATATCGACCGCCTGCTGCCTCAGACCCAATGTGGCAAATGCGGCCATCCCGGCTGTCGCCCCTATGCTGAAGCCATCCTGGAGGGCGAGGCCATCAATCGCTGCCCACCCGGCGGTGATGCGACGGTAGTCCAGCTCGCTACTCTCCTGAAGCGCCCGACGCTGCCACTGGAGATGGATGCCGAATCACCGAAAGCTGCCGTCATTCGCGAAGAGGAATGTATCGGCTGCACCAAGTGCATCAAGGCCTGTCCGGTGGATGCCATTCTGGGCGCCGCCAAACAGATGCACACTGTCATTGAAGCGGAATGCACCGGCTGTGAACTGTGTGTGGCGCCCTGTCCGGTCGACTGCATCGATATCATCGCGCATCCCGGCTGGCAGGCGGCCCATATCGAAAACGACCAGGACCTCTGGCTGGCTCGACGCGCCGAGCAGGGTCGCCGACGCTTTGAACACCGAAATGCCCGTCTCGAGCGGCAGCGTCAGGAGAAGGAAGCCCGCCGGCGCGCGCGCATGCAGGCCCGTCGAGAGCCTGTCGAACCGGCTGCACAGACCGGGCAGGTCGCCTCTACCAGCACGCCGTCGACGCCGCCTCCTGCGGCAGGAAACACGCGTCCTCCTGCGGCAGGAAACACGCGTGCACGCAAGGCCGCCCTGAGTGCCACCATCCGTCGGCTGGAGAAGCGTCTGGCCGCAGCGCCCGATGATGCCGACACCCAGAGTGCGTTACAGCACGCTCGTCAACAGATGGCAAACCTTCAAACGCAGAGCGAGGCGATAGCGGACTCGACCAGCACGGCCGATCATGCCCCTACGAGCTCGCTGAACTCCCTGCGCATTGCCCGGTCGGCGGCCAAACAGCGGCTGGCACTGGCCAACCGACAGCTGGCTCATGCAAGACGTCAGGGCGGACCGGAAGATATTGCCGCGGCGCAGACCCTGGTCGAGCGCGCCGAGAAAACCTGGCAGGACGCCTGTCAGGCGCTGGATAACGCCGAGCGTCACTAA
- a CDS encoding tRNA-queuosine alpha-mannosyltransferase domain-containing protein codes for MKALLLSAYAADSHRYWARGLMAHLEAIDWTLIELAPRHFQWRVRGNPLSFMSEHDATLSQSFDLVVATSLVDLATLIGLYPHLGCAFRVVYFHENQFAYPLGDQQTRRLEPLMVNLYSALAADRVLFNSQWNRDSFFDGVAAFLKKMPERVAPSRLEALKTHSEVLPVPLWPLAQAPSSGQGTPARILWNHRWEYDKNPEDFFTALEVLSGSGLEFELVVMGQVFRHRPEVFDHARSRLARHITCWGHQTRERYLEELGKGGIVVSTAWHEFQGLAVMEAVQHGCVPLVPERLCFPEYYARAYRYDGSRQALITRLEQWLMSPDSRPASPDISSWAWPQMRPRYQARLQSTK; via the coding sequence ATGAAGGCACTGTTACTGTCGGCTTATGCCGCCGACAGCCATCGCTACTGGGCACGTGGTCTGATGGCCCACCTTGAGGCCATCGACTGGACCCTGATCGAGCTGGCGCCGCGTCATTTTCAGTGGCGCGTGCGTGGCAACCCTCTGAGCTTCATGAGCGAGCATGACGCCACGCTGTCGCAGTCCTTTGATCTGGTCGTGGCGACCTCGCTGGTGGACCTCGCTACGCTCATCGGACTCTATCCGCATCTGGGGTGTGCCTTTCGCGTGGTTTATTTCCATGAAAATCAGTTCGCCTATCCGTTGGGAGATCAGCAAACGCGCCGGCTCGAACCGCTTATGGTCAATCTTTACAGCGCACTGGCCGCGGATCGAGTGCTGTTCAACAGCCAGTGGAACCGGGACAGTTTTTTTGATGGCGTGGCGGCCTTTTTGAAGAAAATGCCCGAGCGGGTCGCCCCATCGCGACTTGAGGCGCTGAAAACTCATTCGGAGGTTCTGCCCGTGCCGCTGTGGCCGCTGGCTCAGGCGCCATCATCTGGTCAAGGAACGCCGGCCCGTATCCTCTGGAATCACCGCTGGGAATACGACAAGAATCCTGAAGACTTCTTCACCGCCCTTGAGGTGCTGTCCGGTTCAGGTCTTGAATTTGAGCTGGTCGTAATGGGACAGGTCTTTCGGCATCGTCCCGAGGTTTTTGACCATGCCCGGTCTCGTCTGGCCCGGCATATTACCTGTTGGGGCCATCAGACACGTGAGCGCTATCTCGAAGAGCTGGGAAAGGGCGGTATCGTGGTGTCGACGGCCTGGCACGAGTTTCAGGGCCTGGCCGTGATGGAGGCGGTGCAGCATGGCTGTGTGCCGCTGGTGCCGGAGCGACTGTGTTTTCCCGAGTACTATGCCCGGGCGTATCGCTATGACGGTAGCCGGCAGGCATTGATCACACGTCTTGAGCAGTGGCTGATGTCACCCGATTCTCGTCCGGCATCGCCGGACATCAGCTCCTGGGCGTGGCCGCAGATGAGGCCACGCTACCAGGCACGACTGCAGTCCACGAAGTAG
- a CDS encoding ASCH domain-containing protein, with amino-acid sequence MTPAQWRFFKRYRETCVSDERSRESGVIAEAFGDTPELIDECARLVNAGIKRASCGLKVSYLAANERLPTVGQLTVVLDSLEAPVCIVALTSVTTCRFDEVTPAFAALEGEGDGTYAWWHREHVRFFQHEAAGLGVEFTDASELVLERFEKVFP; translated from the coding sequence GTGACACCTGCACAGTGGCGGTTTTTCAAGCGTTATCGTGAGACCTGCGTTTCTGATGAGCGATCACGTGAAAGTGGCGTGATTGCAGAAGCGTTCGGTGATACCCCTGAGTTGATCGATGAATGTGCTCGTTTGGTCAACGCCGGGATCAAGCGGGCCAGCTGCGGTCTGAAGGTATCGTATTTGGCTGCCAATGAGCGGCTGCCGACAGTCGGGCAACTGACCGTGGTACTGGACAGTCTTGAGGCGCCGGTATGCATCGTCGCGCTGACGTCTGTCACCACCTGTCGATTCGATGAGGTGACGCCGGCCTTCGCTGCCCTTGAAGGCGAGGGAGATGGCACCTACGCCTGGTGGCATCGTGAGCATGTCCGTTTTTTTCAACACGAGGCGGCAGGACTGGGCGTCGAGTTTACTGATGCCTCCGAGCTGGTGCTCGAGCGCTTCGAGAAGGTATTCCCATGA